The proteins below are encoded in one region of Paraburkholderia aromaticivorans:
- a CDS encoding RHS repeat domain-containing protein: protein MSDSSIPSIRTFQMDASTVGVLKSSVNLFRGDVNLTQALFSMPGRTGKDGLQIDLSIQYESNINQQAMTWNRDRPTGLLGMGWRLPLSVIVLDASAAPTPGDASYSINLAGVSSKLVREPHNPLLFSMEGALAKLLVNGGPVPADVRRQFVQRGLPLSATAKVVETAGQWRIDDDTHQQQFVLALDKTTLVARDGGESYQLVGYKFWKVLYYPRYERWAVTNETGQSMSFGGGVQQTAQTYNVSAGNSIEWGVQWVDDDGFALWRGNSAVTRKQQQYARAWHLQRAYSRFGEYVEYGYNGFDRDSSGLLTHGAEQQVGAGGKPYTKACYPTKVTDVFGRTATFVYQPKLWSNATPQSPREYADPHKAVPDTTPNGFQDCYETQFLSAIDMAHADGSVLFTLKFVYDPSPSSANAKAVANVAGASGDTCKRLLTGFALFNPAEQSLPGFRYEYHLDTGKPGNLGALSRVVYPTGGSASYAYDHVDLPICERALTLSAPKPLPEQSIARVWFGPDYAVAMWNNSATEQLSLQILTWNGQWNAWQPNPATALLVDGKGGTDLSTVSVLASDDFVAITYRTSTDTNLHLFRKDPARRAQWVAADVPGGGQGGCNDPSWKWPLANGHVLTHAGRNFVLVSQMSTSAQQGSYDVFTWNWPSQNWAHTTQKTKSYVWFAVGREYVATLDMQSKVSLSYVSPTGVWEQGGTASLGFSLNNTTSIALTSDVSLLAVSHLTSGGEGSGQQKYDVFVMQWNSAYRIASPAKFSFVDKFDNRHPTSWAPSSIGNTMIAAAGNLIRFDGGAWLANSKLKPDSGVIVGQQRYAYGPDYATLIHVGNGSPKARLLGYDANTASASWADAPASIDGLSVPPSNQETANWASGGNPDYLSVGTKLFFRGVATNWSHAVTQSIGDIQTLINEAAGGGNRYQLNAASVINEGPAFIACAAYDTQNPSGHATAASALVLRNGGVAGAAQMIEGEQMWTAQERDVPGQGTYPGGSSAFFTYTRNASNLDGATQVFLHRYAGSAVLGPIKDWPVASITIDDGLSESSTTRYVQNTATAACDASGEVIKYFESTVYPGGSKEAPVNGSVSSYYLNGNQIDASDDYYNMLDGLLHSVVTRDAAGATLTSVENIWHAYVKRAGHPTDPEAAPIQLYGAYVVQTEQQSISDGVASVQTTLYTPNRLRFTYTGQPASVTRTAMNGAGELETDVQSNVYACEVNAVSRALNDVSSIVAKTSTNAGIATSASVTALSGWPTLWGDDVLTPAEEADFSWTGGPEAFPFSSYAPGETPANWTCTTRNQKRAANGAVLQKADGTGTVCSTLFGTTLGLPVALIKGATLAECAWSGFQPYEDTTGWSFTDTTFDTANAWLGTRSLSLSKGASAATTVAPAAGRSRYLLAMRYQTPSGYDADGSGIEIACGPHKSHVAFGDTQGQWQYVSTALAVAAGTSSIGLRLGNVGSGQVLVDSVLLAPFGTDVTIQSWHADTRLLRATVNADGNANFTLYDRYNRPLGAVGGDGQVQELSMRCLSRQVSVGDSFNDASPNSELTLHMTHGGRAETFLDGAQWRTRWQPDDPGLWATADGILSKSRNAPSTLVWQGAREATAAVAFYIEIVPAAAPGSGTLAFQFGAGESIGWTPGAGWQWRAANGSTVQAALANPPRLATQWLLAMVPGAVLFFGNGQLLFSHEGKATPAQGLSFATGPNALQIINLITGADPRIGQSYTDGAGRRRQVHQLHGADSRVMEVVYDALDRQIAHTRVAPGKFGKGAAFAPLQYRSSFVDVPAFLAALQNSCAMQGDVAAYYAGQDDGPVKRSNDENYPYNGQRYGGTALDRVVESGKPGRKLSIHDVNTIQPADRKTTRTAYTASEANDPVEAGKYFATRTTTPSGYQGRQFVDVANRAVAVVQLGADGGHAGQTSVSPSYNASAGAAGILGTMKLPNAFAKGPHADPDAFVRTTLLNPLGQATAYSDPDTGSTAYLFDGKGQLRFVKMPLDDGEQYFLFSRYDALGRLVEEGAVAGAWDAAKLTAEVDNLAWPAASDGATVARIYSYDGDGSDPHALGKLTRVVTYNPAPASASHLGSCTVEEQWAYDALGRVVTTRLEVSGAAQLSTSATYHYNTLNDITQIDLPEGSPLPGIVYVYDDQGQIVSVGTPGSPASIASYTWTADGQLQSATRGALADVWAYDSPGSIVTHQASVASKAVFSQNFAYTPDLQIASRSTAFDFKALSDTRSVAYAYDGLQRFSSAVVANGGPGNQAVTEYDANGNIWKATQNGDLFAATLSAGTDRLEAATLANGDQVKFHYRKDGKPDQWRGMSMEYDAALGMVAAVTNGAEVVRYARGLSNHRVLRQQGDTVQICFQGAGHTPLLIWNDGKPQVCVWGANGLTAVHDGALKYPITDHQQTVWAVTDEAGGLVASFDYLPFGGRLAESGSGAAAWLFGYEGKQWDATLGFYDFGARLYDPALLRFVTPDSARQLASPYVFASNNPLNMMDPSGNLSVWAQAGIGAAMTTVALVGIVLSLVSLGAFAPAMAAAESGLAGATVGGEAAATAGLLGGEGAALTGATAGEVVVESTVAAGTGEVVAGLDAVVAAAAPLTTAETVGQNMAYVMWTAMTGGWFSGAGTGGLMYDIEHGRDFTAAGFFEAMGVGAITGLAGGGIGGLASMPAAVGLTQGMGAAANVLTRVLMRAALGMIGTDVATLLTDACTGKKVTVQQMLLSSAQGFGAGALSGTFSGLTAVANAPLASAIGAVDKELVRVSTAFKRAVDTIQQKATSSTAINGYLLGGGLLVGGYTYWGLSQLDKNS from the coding sequence ATGTCTGATTCCTCGATCCCCAGCATTCGTACGTTTCAGATGGACGCAAGCACGGTTGGCGTGCTCAAGAGCAGCGTCAATCTGTTTCGTGGCGACGTCAACCTCACCCAGGCACTGTTTTCAATGCCGGGGCGCACGGGCAAAGACGGCCTTCAAATCGATCTGTCGATCCAATACGAAAGCAACATCAACCAGCAGGCGATGACGTGGAATCGCGATCGTCCGACGGGCCTGCTGGGGATGGGCTGGCGGCTGCCCTTGTCGGTGATCGTGCTGGACGCCAGCGCCGCGCCGACGCCCGGTGATGCGAGCTATTCGATCAACCTGGCGGGCGTGTCGAGCAAACTGGTGCGGGAGCCGCACAACCCGTTGCTGTTCTCGATGGAGGGCGCGCTGGCGAAGTTGCTGGTCAACGGTGGCCCGGTTCCGGCCGATGTGCGCCGCCAGTTCGTGCAGCGCGGCCTGCCGTTGTCGGCGACCGCGAAGGTCGTCGAGACTGCGGGCCAGTGGCGGATCGACGACGATACGCACCAGCAGCAATTCGTCCTGGCGTTGGATAAGACGACGCTCGTTGCCCGCGACGGCGGCGAGTCGTACCAGCTGGTCGGCTACAAGTTCTGGAAGGTGCTGTACTACCCGCGCTACGAGCGCTGGGCCGTCACCAACGAGACGGGTCAGTCGATGTCGTTCGGCGGCGGGGTCCAGCAAACTGCCCAGACATACAACGTCAGCGCCGGCAACAGTATCGAATGGGGCGTGCAGTGGGTCGACGACGATGGTTTCGCGCTGTGGCGCGGCAACAGCGCCGTGACACGCAAGCAGCAGCAATACGCGCGGGCCTGGCATCTGCAGCGCGCGTATAGCCGCTTCGGCGAATATGTCGAGTACGGCTACAACGGCTTCGACCGCGATAGCAGCGGATTGTTGACGCACGGCGCCGAACAGCAGGTCGGCGCGGGCGGCAAGCCGTACACGAAGGCCTGTTATCCGACCAAGGTCACCGACGTGTTCGGGCGCACCGCGACGTTCGTCTATCAACCGAAGCTCTGGAGCAACGCGACGCCGCAGAGCCCGCGCGAATACGCCGATCCGCACAAGGCGGTACCGGACACCACGCCGAACGGTTTCCAGGACTGCTACGAGACACAGTTTCTGAGCGCGATCGACATGGCCCATGCCGATGGCTCGGTGCTGTTCACGCTGAAGTTCGTCTACGACCCGAGCCCGTCGAGCGCGAATGCAAAGGCGGTGGCGAATGTCGCGGGTGCGTCGGGCGATACCTGCAAGCGCTTGCTCACCGGCTTCGCGCTGTTCAATCCGGCAGAACAAAGCCTGCCTGGCTTCCGTTACGAGTACCACCTCGACACCGGCAAACCTGGCAATCTCGGTGCATTGAGCCGCGTCGTCTATCCCACAGGCGGCAGCGCGAGCTATGCGTACGACCACGTCGATTTGCCGATTTGCGAGCGAGCGCTGACGTTGTCGGCGCCCAAGCCATTGCCGGAGCAATCGATAGCGCGGGTGTGGTTCGGTCCCGACTACGCGGTCGCGATGTGGAACAACAGCGCGACAGAACAATTGTCCTTGCAGATCCTCACCTGGAATGGTCAATGGAACGCCTGGCAGCCGAACCCGGCGACGGCGCTGCTCGTCGACGGCAAGGGCGGCACGGATCTGTCGACGGTCTCGGTGCTCGCCTCCGATGATTTCGTCGCGATCACCTACCGCACGAGCACCGACACCAACCTGCATCTGTTCCGCAAGGATCCGGCGCGCCGCGCTCAGTGGGTGGCCGCGGATGTGCCGGGCGGCGGCCAGGGCGGCTGCAACGACCCGAGCTGGAAATGGCCGCTTGCCAACGGACACGTGCTGACGCATGCCGGCCGTAATTTCGTGCTCGTCTCGCAGATGAGCACGTCGGCCCAGCAGGGAAGCTACGACGTTTTCACGTGGAATTGGCCATCGCAGAACTGGGCGCATACCACGCAGAAAACGAAGTCTTATGTGTGGTTCGCGGTTGGCCGCGAGTATGTCGCGACGCTCGATATGCAATCGAAGGTCAGCCTGTCGTATGTGAGCCCGACGGGCGTCTGGGAGCAGGGCGGCACGGCTTCACTCGGCTTTTCGCTGAACAATACGACTTCAATTGCGCTGACCTCTGATGTCTCGCTGCTGGCTGTGTCGCATCTGACTTCGGGCGGGGAAGGGAGCGGGCAGCAGAAATACGATGTTTTCGTGATGCAGTGGAACAGCGCGTACCGCATCGCGAGCCCGGCGAAGTTCTCCTTCGTCGACAAGTTCGACAACCGGCACCCTACCAGTTGGGCGCCGTCGAGCATCGGCAATACGATGATCGCGGCGGCCGGCAACCTGATCCGCTTCGACGGCGGCGCGTGGCTGGCGAACAGCAAACTCAAGCCGGACAGTGGTGTGATCGTCGGCCAGCAGCGGTATGCGTATGGGCCGGATTACGCCACGCTGATTCACGTCGGCAATGGTTCGCCCAAGGCGCGACTGCTCGGCTACGACGCGAACACCGCCAGCGCGAGCTGGGCCGATGCGCCGGCCTCGATCGACGGCCTGAGCGTGCCGCCGAGCAACCAGGAGACCGCGAACTGGGCAAGCGGCGGTAATCCAGATTATTTGAGCGTCGGCACGAAGCTCTTTTTCCGCGGCGTGGCGACCAACTGGTCGCACGCGGTGACGCAGAGCATCGGCGATATCCAGACGCTGATCAACGAGGCGGCTGGCGGCGGCAACCGTTACCAGTTGAATGCGGCGTCGGTGATCAACGAGGGTCCGGCGTTTATCGCCTGCGCGGCCTACGACACGCAGAATCCGAGCGGCCATGCAACGGCGGCGTCGGCGCTGGTGCTGCGCAACGGCGGGGTGGCCGGCGCGGCGCAAATGATCGAGGGCGAGCAGATGTGGACTGCGCAGGAGCGTGACGTGCCGGGGCAGGGCACGTACCCTGGCGGGTCGTCGGCGTTCTTCACATATACGAGGAACGCCAGCAATCTGGATGGCGCCACCCAGGTCTTCCTGCACCGCTACGCGGGCAGTGCAGTGCTCGGGCCGATCAAGGATTGGCCGGTCGCCAGCATCACGATCGACGACGGCCTCTCGGAAAGCTCGACCACCCGTTACGTGCAGAACACCGCGACTGCCGCGTGCGACGCGAGCGGCGAAGTCATCAAATACTTCGAGAGTACAGTCTATCCGGGCGGCAGCAAAGAGGCGCCAGTCAACGGGTCGGTGTCGAGTTACTACCTGAACGGCAATCAGATCGACGCGTCCGACGACTACTACAACATGCTGGATGGTCTGCTGCACAGCGTGGTGACGCGCGATGCAGCGGGCGCGACATTGACGAGCGTCGAGAATATCTGGCACGCGTATGTGAAGCGCGCCGGCCACCCGACTGATCCGGAGGCCGCGCCGATCCAGCTCTATGGCGCGTATGTCGTGCAGACCGAGCAGCAGTCGATCAGCGATGGTGTCGCGTCGGTGCAAACGACGCTCTATACACCGAACCGGCTGCGCTTCACCTACACGGGCCAGCCCGCGAGCGTCACGCGCACGGCGATGAACGGCGCGGGTGAACTCGAAACAGACGTGCAAAGCAATGTGTATGCATGCGAGGTCAATGCGGTTAGCCGCGCGTTGAACGATGTGAGCAGCATCGTGGCAAAAACGTCGACCAATGCCGGTATCGCGACGTCTGCCAGCGTGACTGCGCTGAGCGGCTGGCCGACCTTGTGGGGCGACGACGTGCTGACACCTGCCGAGGAAGCCGACTTCAGCTGGACCGGCGGCCCCGAAGCGTTCCCGTTTTCGTCTTATGCGCCGGGCGAGACGCCCGCAAACTGGACATGCACGACGCGCAACCAGAAGCGCGCCGCGAACGGCGCAGTCTTGCAGAAGGCGGACGGCACAGGCACGGTGTGTTCGACTCTGTTCGGCACGACGCTCGGCTTGCCGGTTGCGTTGATCAAAGGCGCGACACTCGCCGAATGTGCATGGAGCGGCTTTCAGCCGTACGAAGACACGACAGGTTGGAGCTTCACCGACACGACGTTCGACACCGCCAACGCATGGCTCGGCACCCGCAGTCTGAGTCTGTCGAAAGGCGCGAGCGCTGCGACGACGGTAGCGCCTGCCGCTGGCCGAAGCCGCTATCTGCTGGCGATGCGTTATCAGACGCCCAGCGGTTATGACGCCGATGGCTCGGGTATCGAAATCGCTTGCGGACCGCACAAAAGCCACGTCGCTTTCGGCGACACCCAAGGGCAATGGCAATACGTGAGCACGGCGCTTGCGGTGGCCGCCGGCACGAGCAGCATCGGGCTGCGGCTTGGCAACGTCGGTAGCGGCCAGGTGCTGGTGGACAGTGTGCTGCTTGCGCCGTTCGGCACGGATGTCACGATTCAAAGCTGGCACGCGGACACGCGCCTGTTGCGCGCGACCGTGAACGCCGACGGCAACGCCAATTTCACGCTCTATGACAGGTACAACCGGCCGCTTGGCGCCGTCGGCGGCGATGGCCAGGTGCAGGAATTGAGCATGCGCTGTCTGTCGCGTCAGGTCTCGGTTGGCGACTCGTTCAACGATGCCAGTCCCAATTCGGAACTGACCTTGCACATGACGCATGGCGGTCGCGCGGAAACCTTCCTCGACGGTGCGCAGTGGCGCACACGCTGGCAGCCGGACGACCCGGGCCTGTGGGCAACGGCTGACGGCATCCTGAGCAAATCCCGCAATGCGCCCAGCACGCTCGTCTGGCAGGGCGCAAGGGAGGCCACCGCAGCCGTCGCGTTTTACATCGAGATCGTGCCGGCCGCCGCGCCGGGAAGCGGTACGCTCGCCTTCCAGTTCGGCGCGGGCGAGTCCATTGGCTGGACGCCGGGCGCTGGCTGGCAGTGGCGCGCGGCGAACGGGTCGACGGTGCAGGCTGCGCTGGCGAACCCGCCGCGGCTGGCGACGCAATGGCTGCTTGCCATGGTGCCGGGCGCGGTGCTGTTCTTCGGCAACGGGCAGTTGCTGTTCAGTCACGAAGGCAAGGCGACGCCGGCGCAAGGGCTGTCGTTCGCCACGGGACCGAACGCGTTGCAGATCATCAATCTGATCACGGGCGCCGATCCGCGCATTGGCCAGTCCTATACCGACGGTGCCGGCCGCCGGCGCCAGGTGCATCAACTGCATGGCGCCGACAGCCGCGTGATGGAGGTCGTCTACGACGCACTCGACCGGCAGATAGCGCACACGCGGGTCGCGCCCGGCAAGTTCGGCAAAGGCGCGGCGTTCGCGCCGCTGCAATATCGTTCGAGCTTCGTCGACGTTCCGGCCTTCCTCGCCGCGCTGCAAAACAGCTGCGCGATGCAAGGCGATGTCGCGGCGTATTACGCCGGGCAGGATGACGGCCCCGTCAAGCGTTCGAACGACGAGAACTATCCGTACAACGGACAGCGCTACGGCGGCACGGCGCTCGACCGGGTGGTGGAAAGCGGTAAGCCCGGGCGGAAATTGTCGATCCACGACGTCAACACCATCCAGCCTGCCGATCGCAAAACCACCCGCACCGCTTATACGGCGAGCGAGGCAAACGATCCCGTCGAAGCAGGCAAGTACTTCGCGACCCGGACCACCACGCCAAGTGGTTATCAGGGACGCCAGTTCGTCGACGTTGCCAATCGCGCCGTGGCCGTTGTGCAACTCGGAGCCGACGGCGGCCACGCGGGTCAGACCTCGGTGAGCCCGAGCTACAACGCCAGCGCGGGCGCGGCGGGGATCCTCGGCACGATGAAATTGCCGAACGCTTTTGCGAAGGGACCGCATGCCGACCCGGACGCCTTCGTGCGCACGACCTTGCTGAATCCGTTGGGTCAGGCAACCGCCTATAGCGATCCGGACACGGGCAGCACCGCGTATCTGTTCGACGGCAAAGGTCAGTTGCGTTTCGTCAAGATGCCGCTTGACGACGGCGAGCAATACTTCCTCTTCAGCCGCTACGACGCGCTCGGACGCCTCGTCGAGGAGGGCGCAGTGGCGGGCGCCTGGGATGCCGCGAAACTCACAGCCGAAGTCGACAACCTGGCGTGGCCGGCGGCGAGCGACGGCGCGACCGTGGCGCGGATCTACAGCTACGACGGCGACGGTAGCGATCCGCACGCGCTCGGCAAGTTGACGCGGGTGGTGACGTACAACCCCGCGCCCGCCTCGGCGAGTCATCTTGGAAGCTGCACCGTCGAAGAACAATGGGCTTACGACGCTCTGGGCCGCGTCGTGACGACGCGACTGGAGGTGTCGGGCGCGGCTCAGCTATCCACCAGCGCGACCTATCACTACAACACGCTGAACGACATCACGCAGATCGATCTGCCTGAAGGCAGCCCGCTACCGGGCATCGTCTACGTCTATGACGATCAGGGGCAAATCGTGTCCGTCGGCACGCCCGGCTCGCCCGCCTCGATTGCCAGTTATACCTGGACGGCCGACGGCCAGTTGCAGAGCGCGACGCGCGGCGCTTTGGCCGACGTCTGGGCCTATGACTCGCCAGGCAGCATCGTGACGCATCAGGCGAGCGTCGCATCGAAAGCGGTGTTCAGCCAGAACTTTGCCTATACGCCGGACTTGCAGATCGCGAGCCGCAGCACCGCGTTCGATTTCAAGGCGCTAAGCGACACGCGTTCAGTCGCTTATGCCTACGACGGCCTGCAACGCTTCAGTTCGGCGGTCGTGGCGAATGGCGGCCCAGGCAATCAGGCGGTCACCGAGTACGACGCCAACGGCAACATCTGGAAGGCCACGCAGAATGGCGACTTATTCGCGGCGACCTTGAGCGCGGGCACGGACCGTCTCGAGGCGGCAACACTCGCGAACGGCGACCAGGTCAAGTTCCACTATCGCAAAGACGGCAAGCCGGATCAGTGGCGCGGCATGAGCATGGAATACGACGCGGCGCTCGGCATGGTGGCTGCCGTCACGAACGGCGCGGAGGTGGTGCGCTATGCGCGCGGGCTGAGCAACCATCGCGTGTTGCGCCAGCAGGGCGACACGGTGCAGATCTGCTTTCAGGGCGCGGGCCACACACCGCTGTTGATCTGGAACGACGGCAAACCGCAGGTCTGCGTCTGGGGCGCAAATGGGCTGACTGCCGTGCACGACGGCGCGCTGAAGTATCCGATCACCGATCATCAGCAAACAGTTTGGGCTGTGACGGACGAGGCCGGTGGACTGGTGGCGAGTTTCGACTATCTGCCGTTCGGCGGCCGGCTCGCCGAGTCCGGTAGCGGGGCCGCCGCGTGGCTCTTCGGCTACGAAGGCAAGCAGTGGGATGCGACGCTAGGTTTCTACGACTTCGGCGCACGCCTCTATGACCCGGCATTGCTGCGGTTCGTCACGCCCGATTCGGCGCGGCAGCTTGCGAGTCCCTACGTCTTCGCGAGCAACAACCCGCTGAACATGATGGATCCCAGCGGCAATCTCTCCGTGTGGGCACAGGCGGGTATCGGTGCGGCGATGACCACGGTGGCACTAGTCGGCATTGTGTTGAGCCTCGTTTCGTTGGGGGCATTCGCACCGGCGATGGCAGCAGCCGAATCTGGGTTGGCAGGCGCCACGGTGGGCGGCGAAGCTGCCGCGACCGCAGGGCTCCTTGGCGGCGAAGGAGCGGCACTGACAGGCGCTACCGCAGGCGAAGTGGTGGTCGAAAGCACCGTCGCGGCCGGCACAGGTGAGGTGGTGGCGGGTCTGGACGCCGTCGTCGCGGCGGCGGCCCCGCTCACCACCGCTGAGACGGTAGGCCAGAACATGGCGTACGTGATGTGGACTGCGATGACGGGAGGCTGGTTCAGCGGCGCCGGCACGGGTGGATTGATGTACGACATCGAACACGGCCGGGATTTCACCGCCGCCGGCTTTTTTGAAGCAATGGGGGTCGGCGCGATAACCGGATTGGCGGGAGGTGGAATCGGCGGCCTTGCGTCGATGCCAGCCGCCGTGGGTTTGACGCAGGGGATGGGCGCGGCGGCGAACGTGCTGACGCGTGTGTTGATGAGGGCCGCGCTAGGCATGATTGGCACGGATGTCGCGACCCTGCTAACCGACGCCTGTACCGGCAAGAAAGTGACGGTCCAGCAGATGCTGCTCAGTTCCGCGCAGGGGTTCGGCGCAGGCGCATTGTCAGGCACATTCAGCGGCCTGACGGCGGTCGCCAACGCGCCCCTGGCGTCGGCTATCGGTGCAGTCGACAAGGAACTGGTCCGTGTATCGACCGCGTTCAAACGGGCAGTCGATACGATCCAGCAGAAGGCAACTTCATCGACTGCGATCAACGGGTACTTGTTGGGCGGCGGTTTGCTCGTGGGCGGCTACACGTATTGGGGACTCAGCCAACTAGACAAGAATTCGTGA
- a CDS encoding phospholipase yields MTQIDAVQQKLGNYFNHLSGPNYVRILDTPRVWSMPFGKEIMPQAVSRQEEFERALVEIVQKSRYRCDLSSLNSPDPDWVRKVLGAMDTALTKKMGRVAPTQFRFLFGQTPTSPFTEPANFTDFKAALIRLVRVRSGFWEKMPEIWMGRFYRLEDGILSALKSKVFGDSIISSDDTKMTWNHTKIAAVDGSEALVGGHNLNMDLFTSYPPVHDVSVVVHGAAAYGAQLFLNRMWECGTDLLTKEHLNVDALSWENGDKDRTKPADPLSDKIATTYMTDCQGSLIRMHAAVLKEGVVDALPIHEIHDKIQDMRSQDLQTLIDLKKAPFLERKTYKQYDKLQDYKLASRMLAVGKYWSGPNKETDYQKGSEVMKEQLIKNAKRLIRMSQMDLISAWKKNWSDHVVCHWLMEALLANRNLKIQVVVSPLDAGAGAEGDQYSFGSGAGRTFDLIKYYMFHDVQTDAALDDKDGARTEALKRLWVAPFYFTDRVSDKQTVEGDTYKWPDLSPEGYTATLKQPPLSEKPPSKGVIGSAALSVINASGYIYKKVPSAPGNHAKIMIIDDELYVVGSDNLYPGSLSEFNYLVEGGDAVNELLESYWKPLWQYSSPHAHTSGLPGTGT; encoded by the coding sequence ATGACTCAAATCGACGCAGTTCAGCAGAAACTCGGCAATTACTTCAACCACCTCAGTGGACCAAATTATGTGAGAATTTTGGATACGCCGCGCGTTTGGAGTATGCCTTTCGGCAAGGAAATCATGCCGCAGGCCGTGTCACGGCAAGAGGAATTTGAAAGGGCGCTTGTCGAGATCGTTCAAAAATCACGATATCGATGCGATTTGTCGTCTCTTAACAGTCCAGATCCCGACTGGGTTCGGAAGGTTCTGGGTGCGATGGACACGGCCTTGACCAAAAAAATGGGAAGAGTTGCGCCCACGCAATTCAGGTTCCTGTTTGGACAGACGCCCACATCGCCATTCACCGAGCCGGCGAATTTTACGGACTTCAAGGCCGCTCTGATTCGATTGGTGAGAGTCCGGTCGGGGTTCTGGGAAAAAATGCCGGAAATATGGATGGGGAGGTTTTATAGACTCGAGGATGGGATTTTATCCGCGCTCAAGTCTAAGGTTTTTGGGGATAGTATCATCTCAAGCGACGATACAAAAATGACGTGGAACCACACGAAGATAGCTGCCGTAGACGGGTCCGAGGCCCTCGTCGGCGGACATAATCTGAATATGGATCTCTTCACGAGTTATCCTCCCGTCCACGACGTATCGGTCGTGGTGCACGGAGCAGCCGCATATGGTGCCCAACTATTTTTGAACAGGATGTGGGAGTGCGGGACAGACCTGTTGACAAAGGAGCATCTCAATGTTGATGCGCTTTCCTGGGAAAATGGTGATAAGGATCGCACCAAACCCGCAGATCCGTTGAGCGACAAGATCGCCACCACGTATATGACCGATTGTCAAGGCTCGCTCATACGGATGCATGCGGCCGTGCTGAAGGAGGGCGTGGTTGACGCGCTGCCGATCCACGAAATTCACGACAAGATTCAGGATATGCGCAGCCAGGATCTGCAAACACTGATTGATCTGAAAAAAGCGCCGTTTCTGGAAAGAAAAACGTACAAGCAATACGACAAGTTGCAGGATTATAAATTGGCAAGCCGCATGCTGGCGGTAGGCAAATACTGGAGCGGGCCCAACAAGGAAACTGATTATCAGAAGGGCTCCGAGGTGATGAAGGAGCAACTGATCAAGAATGCGAAGCGCCTCATACGGATGTCGCAAATGGATCTGATCAGCGCCTGGAAGAAGAACTGGTCGGATCACGTTGTCTGCCATTGGCTGATGGAAGCGTTACTTGCAAACCGCAATCTGAAAATTCAGGTAGTCGTTTCACCTTTGGACGCGGGTGCCGGCGCCGAGGGGGATCAATACTCATTTGGTTCGGGAGCCGGTCGCACATTCGATCTGATCAAATACTACATGTTCCACGATGTGCAAACTGATGCCGCGCTGGATGACAAAGACGGCGCGCGCACGGAGGCATTGAAAAGGCTATGGGTAGCGCCGTTCTATTTTACGGATCGAGTATCAGACAAGCAAACGGTCGAAGGTGATACCTATAAATGGCCTGATCTTTCTCCGGAAGGATATACGGCGACCCTCAAACAACCGCCGCTCTCTGAGAAACCGCCGAGCAAGGGCGTGATTGGAAGTGCCGCGTTATCCGTCATCAATGCGAGCGGGTATATTTACAAGAAGGTGCCATCGGCGCCAGGCAATCACGCAAAAATCATGATCATCGACGATGAGTTGTATGTGGTCGGATCTGACAATCTTTACCCTGGCTCTCTCTCCGAATTTAATTATCTCGTCGAAGGCGGAGATGCCGTGAACGAATTACTTGAATCATACTGGAAGCCTTTGTGGCAGTACTCTAGCCCACATGCCCATACGTCGGGACTCCCTGGTACTGGCACCTGA